The sequence CTAGAAAGCATCAAGCGGACTGACTGCTGAATTTCACCAACTACACTTTTTTGCCTTCTTGTCTGTCAGCTGTCCAAAATGTCTTCAGGGCttctgctttaaaaaagaaatgagagaaatTACAGAGATTTAAATTGGGAACACTTCCCTTAATTTCCCACGAGGTTATACAGTATTATGTTAGAAGTCAGATGCAGTGCAAAAGGTGTCTTCTTATTAAATGCCAACAGTGCTCCATTTGCTGTGAACTAGATTCTTAATGAATATGGCGTTTCACAGCTGTTGTATCTCTACACCACCGAATCATGCCTTGCTTCTGTGTCAATGCTAATTGTCGTAATCGGCAAGCTGACGTACTAGAAAAGAGTGGAAATTACCGGGATGCGTAATGATAGTTCATCACGAGGGACGAGAAAGCCAAATGTCGGTGATCCCGATGACTTTGAAGCATCCCCTCTTCAATCTGTTCAAGCCAGCTGTGCATCTGTGATCGTTCTTTCCTCCAGAAGTTCACTGTTGTGTCTTAAGAACCAGTTGTAATCATGTCAGGGTGCAATGATCAACGATCCATCAGTGCCGCATTTTAGCAAATAAATGAGTCTGCTTCAGGCCGTTTCTAGATCCACTGATATGAGTGAACTGTCATGAGGCTATAAGGACACACAGTACAGAGTTGACACAAGGTCGACCGACTCCCTTCGTTTCTAGCTGTCAAACGTGTCACATGGTCTTCAGCAGCAGATGGAGTTCATTTCCATTTGAGCTGTCTTCTCATAAATGTTGGCCTAAAACTTGATAAAACAATCGACTACTTACTCGCTCAATCTGGAGCTTTCTACCTTatcacatgttcttcattaGCAGATTAAGGACTGAACCTTTTCCTTGTATCCTTCCTATGTAGTGGATTAAGATATTGACACAATGGGTTAGAATTCACAATGTTGATATATTCTAGTAAGAACTGCCGTCGTCTTTTATTCTTCCCTTTCACACACATCTTCATTTCCCTCCGACTCTCACTCGTGTCCTACCGTttatttcccctctctctctctctctctctctctctctctctcgtcacaTGTTTCATTCTCTCTTGGTTGGTCCCTTtggactaattgattaattaaacaCTACAGAGAGGGAAGTGAAGAGATCCACACAGAGATCATGGGGACGAGGACAGAAACTGCCATAAATCACAGCGGATTTGTGTGCAAATAACACGTAAATAACATATCAATCACATGAGAGCTTTTTTTTATGGGCATAACAGaagatattctttttttatgaatggTATATTATAGAACTTATATTTTTTTGAAAGACATCGGTGGTTCTTGTCATTTGATCAGTTGATCTCTGCTGGCTGCCACTGTTGGCATGCAATGTACTCAAGACTGTACCCGTGCACCCATCTTTTCACCCCCTTTCTCCCCTCATCCCCTCCTCCCATTTGTTCCACCCCAGCTCACCCCTATGCTTGATAATGTGACCTTGATCACAGAGCTGCTACCCAACCCACAGGGTCAACCCCCCTGCTTCCCATAATGAGTTGTTTTCCCACAGTGGATGAACAGGATAGAAATGGCCTGCAGGagaaccacagagagagagagagagagagagagagagagaaaaagagagggagacaaattGGATGGTTGAGATTAAAGGAAGGCTGGAACAGAGGGATGCAACAGGGGAGGACATTTTGGGGGAGGTAGTCTAGTAGAGCAAGGGAgcaaacagagagggagggaagtgGAGGGTGAAAGTAGGGGAGACAGAGGTGTGAGTCAGGCGTGAGGACAGAGCGAGAGGGaaggaataaaagagagaggaggaagaaaaagtgCTGCCGGTAAGATATTTAATTGATGTTTTACAGCTTGAACAAGGATACCAGAGGTTATTAACTTAGTTATTTCCTTTAGATCTTTAGCACATGTgactgtatgtatttgtgtgaatatatgtatatatgtatatgattcTACTTTCAGGGAGTTGTTGTAGTGTAAGTGAAGAGTCTTTTATGTTAAACAGTAAAAGCTGTGTTTAGTTTGAAACATCGTTTGattttcaattttaaaaaaaaagagttctaGGGGAGAACGTACTAGAATGGAGATGACTGAAATCAGCTGCCTGCTGACCTACTTCACATCTTGCTGTGAGGCAAAGTGATTTCAACTTCCTCCACTAGTTAGTGTTATGTCACATATCTTTTCTGTCTCGTGGCATATTGTTAAACTTGCACATTGTGGTAATGGCGTTAGTTTGTCTCTAATATAAAAGCTTTTTGACGACACGTCTTATCACTGTTTTCAATCTGTGACGCTTACTTTTAGCTCGTCTCCCggtgacctgctggtggacgtTTGGTTGATGTTTTGGTATCACAAACCGCTTCTgcaatgtagtgtgtgtgtgtgtgtgtgtgtgtgtgtgtgtgtgtgtgttcttgtcgAGTATGAGTCGTTAAATTGAGTCCTAATCCATCTTTGGTTCAGTTAATTAATGTTTagtcagttaaaaaaaacatattgattgCAGAATGATATGATACTGTATATGAGTTTATGCTGTGAACTGACCTCAATAATGTAgtttaatgttttgttgttcttcAATAATGACTACTTTAAGTCttacatattctttttttaaattttaactCTAACTCTAAGTAACTCTAACTTTTTATGCTTAATTAATATTCCTTTTATCtcagttttattttaatgagtaAAGTTACAGTTTTGCTCACAATCGTGATGCATGGCGTAGAAAAAAAACCCTCCAGAAAGCAGTTCTAATCATTTCATCTTAGCTCTGCTgagtaaaaaaaatgaacatttctCTTTTGCTCTTCGTGCTTATTCATATTTTGGAACGTGTCCCAGGCATTTCTCAGTTCAATTCAGGAATTCAGcctattgttttgcttttagttTAACTAGTTGCTTTTAGtatatttacttaaaaaaaatatgttttttatttgtgattctattgtttttgctttgtctgaacattttaattaaattgttagAAGTATATTATGTTCTCTGACTTTTTGATTGGACAGCAGCttattcttttacattttttttatttgagctcAGTGTTACAACTCAACATATTCTATTGCCGTATCATAACGGATTGTCAGAATATTTCAATAGTGCTTGTTAAACAGAACAAATTCATATTTGAAGCTTAAACATTTTTCATGCGTATGTTGTTGCAAAGCTTAAACATATTAGCTCAACCTTGACATTGGATGAGGGATATTGTGTATGCTTGGAGAGAGCAGTACTGCCAGAGGCTGGCTATTTGTGAGGATATGACACATTAATAGCATTTAGTCAGTCAGGGATTGAATTATTGATCGGCTGATCATTGATTTGACCTATTTGCTCATTTCCAGCTCTGCCAAGTTGTATTTAGTTGGTATCTAACACGTGCACTGCTTTagtgtgacattttaaaacgattaacatttttaattacttttatattattcagtcaatcaacaaaataaaccccagaatgttttaaaaaagcagtATCTGTTGACATTTCCATCTGCTTTTCAAGGGTGCCACTATGTGGGCAATTTTACTTGAATACAAATGGGTTGTATatttttacatgacattttatGATATTTCACCACCTTCAGTATCTAGGCCAAGGGCAGCCCGTGTGAGTTAATcagattatttttctcattCACATGCTGGCCTCCTTGAAAATCCCCATTGTCATCACGCAGATCTGCGGATCATATTTCTTGTCTCTAGGAACAACATAACTGGGGAGTCCCATGAGATCAGAGACTCACTCTGAAACGTGGCAGACATTTCTAACCAGAGTGTTTTACTAACTTGTCCTGTTTCTTTCAGAAGCTGGGCCGGGACCCGTCCGATGAAGACTGCTTCTTTGACCTCCTTAGCAAGTTCCAGAGCAGCCGCATGGATGACCAGCGCTGCCATCTTGATGAGCCGCAGAACGGAGACGACGGGGAAGGTGCCGCGAACTCCGTGCCGTCCCTAAACGAAATATTAGGTTGGTTGAGAAGAGTATTCCCACACCTATGTTGGTCCTTTTTATTGGCTATTTTAAGGACACGTGAACTCCGTTTTGATAACCGgacttctctcttttctcctagATCCTGGCATTACCACTTCCCCCCAGACTGAAGAGCTGTTTGATTTGATTGCGAGCTCCCAGAGCCGCCGTCTAGATGACCAGAGGGTTAATGTCGGTAACCTTCCAGGACTGAGGATCACTCATAACAATCTGGGACACTTGGTGGGTGAAGGAGATCATCAAGAACCCAGCGACGACTTCTTCAACATGCTTATCAAGTGCCAGGTGAGGCTACGACTCCTCTTAGATTCTTAATTATTAGTCTCAGAATTCAGATTGTCGTACAAGGATGAGAAGAAGTGGCCCAGGTAGCATTATGGCCACACTCTAAATGTAACCATCTCTCTGACTGTAGTCCTCTAGGATTGATGATCAGCGCTGCTCCCCACCAGAAGCCGGCCCCCACGCCCCCACAGTGCCTGATGAAGACTTCTTCAGCTTAATCCAGAGGGTGCAGGCAAAGCGTATGGACGAGCAGCGCGTCCAGCTGCCCTCGGACGACCAGGACGACCAGGACGACCCGGACTCGCCTGATCCCGAGCCGCCCGGTGGTTTTTCCAGCTAGGACTCGGTGAATAATGCGGCGTGAATTCATGACAAGCGGAAGAAATTAAAGGAGGGATGAGCCAACATTTAAAGACGGCACTGAAGGGTGAACTAAcacgattttttttaaataacaagaCAGATTCCATGTGCAATAGGTGGTGCCCTGTCAAATGTTGCTCGATGTGTTGTGTTCTAAGTGTGTGTTTAATATAAGGGGAAAACAAAGCAGACTTCAAGCTCGATGCCGTAAGaaggaaatacattttgagaTAACATGAAATAATGTACTCGATCTAATGCCTTAATcagcattttttgtttttcagactGAAGATTGTATTTCCTGCTGCCAGATGTGTTCTGTAGAGGCACATGATGGGCATAAAGTGTAAGATGTACGATTAATAAACAGACCTACAGGCATGAGTCGTGGGGATCACAACGATATGATGATGGTAACTGTATTGATGAATAACATCTGAGAAATTACAGATTTGCACTAAATTCTTAACCAGTTTTATACagatatgaaatataatgtatatagcAACTGTTCTTATCAAACGATCAATGGTGCTTGATCATTAAAGGGTTGTGGTTCCCACTGCTCATAGACAACTGGTTTTATTTGTGCAGTATTCCGGATCATCCAGTGAAACTACTTTGGTCAGTTTAAAATGTTCCACTCATTGATAACAATGCTTCATTTTCGTTTTCTGACAAAGTAATATGATTTATTTCCCACATACATGTTATTCATGTGCATTCCTGCATTTATATAAGTGCATCTCCTAACACAGTATGCAGTAACCGAGGTTACCGGGGCAAACGACATGAAACGGCTGCTTCTTTTATCGATCCAAGAATAAAGTTGTGCGAGGATTGCAGCTCCAGTTATGCGTTTCTGCTTCGCTTTGGAAGTAATGCATCCCATAATGTTGTCAACATCTGATAACAGACGACTGCTTACTGTCATTATTATCATCCCTTAACATAGACATAGAGGCAGAATGGATAAGATCAATGTGTGATATTTTAACTAATGCCATGAACAATATTGAAGCACGACTAGTGTGCTGCCTCCCGGTGGTCAGAACCTTGTATTACCTCTGAGAAATACAGAGTAATACGATGTATTGGGGGTGGAAGGCAacattataatgataatattgcCACACAATACAGGCATGACTATTCGCATAACTTTCCTCTAGTTTCAGCAACAGTGTTTCGCCAACTTGCACCATACATGTTCTCATAAAGGTCCGAGTGTATCCTTTCAGTTCAGTGTACATTTAGATATATTCTTTGCCATAACAGTTCCCAAATCAGCAGGAGAGGTACATTTGAATCGGCTAAGAGTTTGAAACCTCTTTATAATGGTAccgttaaaaaaagaagttgacAGTGCCGATGGGCTTGGTTTTCATTCTTAAGTCGTGCATACCTCATTTTTGTACCTCCAAAGCTCATGAACTGAGAGTTCTGAACCAGAATGGATCATGAACCACGTTCACGGTGGTTGTGTTTGATTCGTCCATCTTTGATAAACAACACATTGGGAGCTAAagtaaatattttctttttgtgaattAACATTTTTTAGAAAGTTCTTGGTACGCTTCAATTTGTCTTTTGCCATAAtttgtacatataaatatattttgtatttatgttccATATGAGGACATGAATATGTCCCCTCGtgcttttaataaaatgtttcagatgttttttggggttctattcttttttttctttttatagttttaacaaaaataatgaatagtgtcattacactattggtacacatCAATTCATCTGTTAAGCTTCTGACAAATACACGAGCAACACTGACCTCTATAGCACATACATATCATCACATTCAAAATCAAACTTTAATACGTAGAACAAGACTCGACGTGTTGGTTTACTTCCAGTTTGGTTGCATCACCAAGATTcagtaatttaattttaataagaaaaaggCATTAATTCGGTCTTTTCATTGTTATATTGACACATTCCCATGTTCCTTTATATTAAGTCATGTCTAATTTATCtcataatgttaataataaactcttGAATCACAGTCACGAATGACTCTTGGGATAGTTATGACAATAAAAACCGCGCCACGACATAATATTTCCCCTTTCTAATAGTCTGATCTTCTAAGTGCTCCATGAATTTTTAACAATGTGCACAAAATGACCTGAACTAATAACTCACGGTGGTGCATTCTACCGCagcccctttctctctctctctctctctctctctctctctcatgcctcctccctcctgcccatcttttctctccctccctccctctttcacaTCCATGTTCGTTTATGTGTGTGCTTCCTCCCTCTTACCCAGAATGCAACGCCAGCTGAGCAGGCTCAGTTGAGCTATAAAAAGGCATAGcaagggggagggagggctgCCGTGCAGTAGGAactgtgcatacacacacacacacactcacacactcacacaaacacacacacacacggggatcCAGGGACGGCAGCCCCTTGCACTGGGATCTAGAGCCACAGCGCGAACGAGAGGTCAGTACAGAGGACAAAGGCTCTATAGAGGAAGCATGCGATGCCAGGGAGTGAGTCTGACTGTGAGAGGGAGTGACACATAGAGAgatgtcagagagaaagagtgtgggCAGGTCGGTTTGAAGGCAAACTGAAACTGTAATGGTAAACTGTCATGTGGTTTCTAGAGAACCCGTTGGCTCGCCATGCTGTTTAAAATGGTGGACATTGTCAAGAGGATAAGGCATTTCTGCACAGTGCCAAAGCACGACGCTCTACAGAGATGACACTCAATGAATGACATcactattattgttttttgctGAAAAGTGTGCAATACCATCATCGGTTCTCATGTGTTGTTCCTCCAGACATTTCATTGATTGATGGTTTTGCCTTCACTCCAATACCATGCACACATTATCCTCCACCTACACCCATTACAGGCTGTTTCCATGCAGCCAGCCTTGTAATTCCACAGCCAGTGTTCTTGCCCCAGTAACGGTCATGAACAATTGATTAGGGGCTGAGTGCTATTGGTTGTTGTCAGTAGATGGCACACATTACAATGAACCAACATTTGGAACTCAAACACATCCACAACAGCCACAGCTCACACAGACATTATCTTGCTCCATCCTTTTCACAAACATAATGGAATATCTCCCACTGCACTGACGTCATAGGGTCCCCTGTTCTcccttaaaggaacagtacgCTCTATTAATTTGCAGAGTGCCTAACGGTACACAGAGGGAATGTACTAATAGATCATGTGCTCGCTACTTTGTTTGCTCTCCTGTTGCTTCTACGGGCAGTCGGTGAAAGCTTTATTCCCATGTGCTTTTTGAGAACGGTTGACATGCTATCCCTTAACAGCTGAGTCTTTTTTTAGCAGGGCCAAATGCTAAAAAACGGTAATAAGACTTGAGGGTGTGACGGGTGACTAAcatgggggggttgggggttgtGGGGAGTCCAGGATCTCTAATTCAAGGGTTGAATTACAAACATTGCATGTTCAAATGTCTCTCCCATGTTTCAGGTATTATTCTGTATTAACAGCACACAGGATACCACATTATCTATGCGGTAAGAGATTCATAAACGTCAAGGGAAACAATATGGATCTAATCCTGCAGCACATTCACAGGGCTTCGTCCACAAAATGAGGAAGTCCAGTCCAAACGATTCGCCATATCGATCTCCAGTACCGATACTGATGCAGTGACGCCTCGGTTGGCATATGTAATAGCACTATTACGCTCAAACAAAATACATGTAACGTTTCGCTGCCACAATTTCTCACACAGACACCGTTCCCGAGAGCCATGCACTGTTGTTCGCATCCTATTAGAACCAGAACACCTCTCAAATGCCAAAGAAGCAGGGGACCCACAAGATGGCACCATAATAGGCCAGGGTGGGATTCCCAAACCGGCTCTCTGCTGACTCAGATGACAGTCTCCGAGTGACATTTACAGACGACAGGGTTAAAGGTCCCTGACATAAAACTAGACACctgagaagcagcagcagcagcagcaccggtGCTGAGGAGGGTTGCATGTGAGAATCAGAAAACAAGCTGGTAGCATTTGGTGTATTACTCTCCTGAAATATAGCTTCATGGTGAACCAGGAAACGTGTGTCCATATTGTGatatataacaatattattCCTCGGCTGCAGTCGAGCTGAGGTGAAATAAGTTGCCTTTCTAATACCGTGCATTCCTTAAAGTCTGGCATGTAACAGATTTATTTAAATAGCAGGCTTGAGGGAGTGAGCAAACATTATCACCAGGTCAAATTCAAGTCTCGAATCTAATCTAATGTCACACTCCCCCGTTTTTTATCTCCTGTAATGTCGAGCTCAGCAAAATATGCAGGGTGTAGAATAACCCACCAAGACATAAGTCTAAAATCCCACAATAATACTCAAAAAGTTTAATACTGCACCTCTAAAGATATTTGTAATCTGTGTGCAGGATGTTCTTTCCTTGCTGATGACCAGGCCAAAATACTTAAATCCAAGCTGGACCACGTAACCTAAGAAGCCAGTTCTTTTTGCCCCGAGTGTCAAATATCTGGTTTCATAAAACTCCATCCAGCAACTCCTCAGGTTACACCATGAACGTACGTTATATTTAAGTAACCAGTTGGCAAAACTGGAATGTGTATACGGAAAGGTGAATATCCCTGTAACCTAATAATAGATGCACATAATATAGCTAGGCCTAGGATATAacccatatacagtatacttcAAATGTACAGGTTTGGCCTGTAGAACTTCTTAATAGTGAGCAACACTCGGTTGCTTATTTTGGCATATAGGCACCACCTGTTGAGTTATTTAAAGGCAGTTCTTTCAAACACACTCATTATCAATGACACAGGCTAGCGTTTAGTGAAGGTATCTATTTACACATGACAGCACCAGTGACTCCTTTAGTCTTCTCCTTCCTCATTCTTCTCTTTAAGTCATCAAGCAGAGAAGTGTGAACAGGAAACCACACGGCTGTTGTCTtctttagatatatatttagtaCAGAATGAATAGGCATTTCTTGTCTCAATCAAATGTTGAGGGACGGGAGCATTTTATCAGTAACGAGACCCATTGGAAAAGCCACTTATATTGTGCTCCATACGTATAAGTTAAGTGAGGCCACATCGTTAAGTctctataaataaaataattattaacagCTCCCATTACTCATCTTTGAAGTATTTGGGTCAATGCATagtctatttttatttataggtGAACGCCAACAAGAACATAACCGCCAACACTAAAACTATTACCAGCTACTTCTGcatatgtttttatgtgtttgtcagaagaacAGTGAGACCTGAAAGTGGGTCTTGTGTGTTCGTGTTTTAGTATTACATggtacaaaatacaaaagatttacaatggaaaaaaagatgcaattGATTTAGAGAGACCAAAGTTGATATTTGATAAAGTattaaatgataaaaaacataatcaacaAGGTTTCAATAGCCTTTTCTGAATTTGTGACACAGTCCCTGAGCTTTTCACAAAATACAGAATGTTATTTAATCTCGACAGCAATAGACtctgaataaaatgaaaatgttataaGATCGTCTGCCTTTAAACAAATGTCTGCTGCGGTGACCTTATTTGCTCttctttgtcctttttctttttagttgGAGGAAAATACTCATCTAACACAACAAAATGGCAGGTAATTAATATATCATGCAGGAGATTGATTGATGATGATTAATGATGCACTGAGTTAACATAAAGCAGAAGCAGACGTGTTACGTTCTCTTGGACTCTACTGCCCTCTGATGGTGGATTTTGAGTTTACAGTGGAGCTCTTGcattttattacatgtcatttagctgatgcttatTTATCCAAAGCAaattacaatcatgttacattcatacactgtagacacagctacagggaacaattcagggttaagtgtcttgctcaaggacacatcgactagggcggggattgaactgccaaccccctgattgaaagacagacatgctaaccactgaaccacagtcgccacattttacataatttgtTTACATACTGCACTTATATATGGTTTTCCTTGAAAAAAATTAAGATTGTTATGACAAAGCATTTAATTAATAACACAATAtgttataattataatgattatataACAACCTATACATTATCATACGATACAGTTAAGAGttagtttttcttcattttctgcacatttgtttaatttagaACTCATACTTTCCCTGTTCCCTGTGAACCTGACTTAATACCATTATCACGGGACAacagttgccatggcaacactgTTTGAGTAGTTTGCCCAAACCTACACAAGCTCACAACAGACTCGTGGACCAGACCAACACTGTGTAGCAATTCAAAATGTGTACTGCTGATTCAAGGGAAGGCCTTTCCTCCACCTTTGACTGTCGAGATGGTTTGTTACAACACTCTTTTATTCGTGAATTTTGTTTGTGAAAACTTTGCCATCTCACATGTATTGTATGGACTCATAATTCTGTTTTTTGTATGTGCTCATTTCAGACAAAATTAAAGATGCTAAAATCATCTTTGTTGTGGGTGAGTAAATTAAAGCGGCATTTTGTCTCATTTAGcaataaaacactttgaaatCCTGCTAAAATACAACTGTCTCCTTTGTGCTATGCCAATGCTTTGTGTCTGTCTTCTTCAGGTGGGCCTGGCTCTGGAAAGGGCACCCAGTGTGAGAAGGTAGTGGCAAAGTACGGCTACACCCACCTGTCCTCCGGGGACCTGCTCCGCGCTGAGGTGGCTTCTGGCTCTGAGAGGGGCAAGCAGCTCCAGGCCATCATGCAGAAGGGAGAGCTGGTGCCCCTGGTCAGACATATGATTAAATACAACACTCACAAAGTTTATAATGTTCAGTCTTTCTTGAAACTGTGTTAGTCAATGTGATTTAGGATCATCTTGGAGGATGtagtttgtgttgctgtgtatCATACAGAGAGTTTGTTATTTAGCCTACCCTCATTGATATTAATGGGGTATGATAAACTAGCAACTGAGTGTATTTTCTATCGGAAGAGCCATATTATTGCGACGGTCGTTCATAATGTCTCTTTTCAGGACACGGTCCTGGACATGATTAAGGATGCCATGATCGCCAAGGCTGATGTGTCCAAGGGCTACCTTATTGATGGCTACCCCCGTGAGGTGAAGCAGGGCGAGGAGTTTGAGAAGAAGGTGGGCCGAGGAGAGGgcatgaggtttttttttgttctatagTTCATCCCCGCAGAACAATGAAA is a genomic window of Cyclopterus lumpus isolate fCycLum1 chromosome 12, fCycLum1.pri, whole genome shotgun sequence containing:
- the ak1 gene encoding adenylate kinase isoenzyme 1 yields the protein MADKIKDAKIIFVVGGPGSGKGTQCEKVVAKYGYTHLSSGDLLRAEVASGSERGKQLQAIMQKGELVPLDTVLDMIKDAMIAKADVSKGYLIDGYPREVKQGEEFEKKIGKPCLLLYVDAKGETMVKRLLKRGETSGRSDDNEETIKKRLDLYYKATEPVITFYESRGIVRKVDSELPVDEVFNQVSKAIDAL